In a single window of the Desulfonatronum thiodismutans genome:
- a CDS encoding methyl-accepting chemotaxis protein, which translates to MLKSISVGMKVSLTVGIAAAIIFGVIIWSSSTALHEISLNRVHEAMDMEGRIGAEQIRAYLEVELNRAGDLGAALLGLKNSGDASRETGVEILRTVLRENQHVLGVWVCFEPNAFDGLDGLYAHAPGHDASGRFIPYASRSGNVISVAPLEDYDKPGPGDYYLKARNSGAEAIIDPYYYNVGGKETLLVTVSAPILENGRVIGVAGVDLSTDRIQAMVGTIKPLGEGYAFLFSNNTTYVAHPNPEQIGKSILEVRSDAQERDRDVRQGRRRIEESRSLATGLTTYFVFTPINIGRTQTPWSLAITAPIDTLMADTKSTVNLSVIKGVAGLLILLGLIFLLNRYLVAKPIQGLMLFSEAVAKGDLQARSNIDQNDEIGKLNQNIQKMVAALVSKMKEAEHQSELARQETEKAQVATQEAEEARAQAETAKRDGMLQAATNIEGVVERMTSASEELSAQVEEASRGAEEQTNRTGETATAMEEMNATVLEVAKNASQAAEASDMARTKAVDGAKVVSDSVKAINTVQTQAQEMKNNLDQLGRQAEQIGKIMTVIEDIADQTNLLALNAAIEAARAGDAGRGFAVVADEVRKLAEKTMNATKEVGEAISAIQQGTQANIRGMDQSVSAIGDATRLANQSGDALREILALAEQAADQVRSIATAAEQQSATSEEINRGVEDINRISSETSEVMNQSAQAISELAQQAVELQDLVQRMKSG; encoded by the coding sequence ATGCTGAAAAGCATCTCCGTCGGAATGAAGGTGTCGTTGACGGTTGGCATTGCCGCGGCGATTATTTTCGGAGTCATCATCTGGTCGTCCTCGACCGCTCTCCATGAAATTTCCCTGAACAGGGTTCATGAAGCCATGGACATGGAAGGGCGCATCGGGGCTGAGCAAATCCGGGCGTACCTGGAAGTAGAGTTAAACAGGGCCGGGGACTTGGGGGCGGCTTTGCTGGGATTAAAAAACTCGGGCGACGCGTCCCGGGAGACCGGCGTGGAAATATTACGGACCGTGCTGCGCGAAAACCAGCACGTACTCGGTGTCTGGGTCTGTTTCGAGCCGAACGCCTTTGACGGCCTGGACGGGCTCTACGCCCATGCGCCCGGGCATGACGCCTCGGGGCGCTTCATCCCCTATGCCAGCCGGTCCGGAAACGTGATCTCCGTCGCTCCGCTGGAAGACTACGACAAGCCGGGACCGGGGGATTATTATCTCAAGGCCAGAAATTCCGGCGCGGAAGCGATCATTGATCCCTACTACTATAACGTAGGAGGCAAAGAGACCCTGCTCGTCACGGTCAGCGCTCCCATCCTGGAGAATGGTCGGGTCATCGGCGTGGCCGGAGTGGACCTGAGCACGGACCGAATCCAGGCCATGGTGGGAACCATCAAACCTTTAGGCGAAGGCTACGCTTTTCTTTTTTCCAACAACACCACGTACGTGGCCCACCCCAACCCGGAGCAGATCGGCAAATCGATCCTGGAAGTCCGGTCCGACGCCCAAGAGCGGGACCGGGATGTTCGTCAGGGCAGGCGCAGGATTGAGGAAAGCAGATCCCTGGCCACGGGGCTGACGACATACTTCGTCTTCACGCCCATCAACATCGGACGGACCCAGACCCCCTGGTCCCTGGCCATCACCGCGCCCATCGACACGCTGATGGCCGACACCAAAAGCACCGTGAATCTAAGCGTGATCAAGGGCGTCGCGGGCCTGCTGATTCTTTTGGGCCTGATTTTCCTGCTGAATCGCTACCTGGTCGCCAAGCCCATTCAGGGCTTGATGCTTTTTTCCGAAGCCGTGGCCAAGGGCGATTTACAGGCTCGCTCGAATATTGATCAGAACGACGAGATCGGCAAGTTGAATCAGAATATTCAAAAAATGGTCGCTGCCCTGGTCTCCAAAATGAAGGAGGCCGAACACCAGTCCGAACTGGCCCGCCAGGAGACCGAGAAGGCCCAGGTCGCCACCCAGGAAGCAGAGGAAGCCCGAGCCCAGGCCGAAACGGCCAAGCGCGACGGCATGCTTCAGGCCGCGACCAACATCGAAGGCGTGGTGGAACGCATGACCTCGGCCTCGGAAGAACTCTCGGCCCAGGTGGAAGAGGCCAGCCGAGGGGCTGAGGAGCAGACGAACCGGACCGGCGAGACGGCCACGGCCATGGAGGAGATGAACGCCACGGTCTTGGAAGTGGCCAAAAACGCCTCCCAGGCCGCCGAAGCGTCGGACATGGCCCGGACCAAGGCCGTAGACGGGGCCAAGGTGGTCAGCGACTCGGTCAAGGCTATCAACACGGTGCAGACCCAGGCCCAGGAGATGAAGAACAACCTGGATCAGCTCGGTCGCCAGGCCGAACAGATCGGCAAGATCATGACCGTGATCGAGGACATCGCGGACCAGACCAACCTGTTGGCCCTGAACGCGGCCATCGAGGCGGCCCGGGCCGGGGATGCCGGGCGGGGGTTCGCCGTGGTGGCCGACGAAGTGCGCAAACTGGCCGAGAAGACCATGAACGCCACCAAGGAAGTGGGCGAGGCCATCTCCGCCATTCAGCAGGGCACCCAGGCCAACATCCGGGGCATGGATCAGTCCGTGAGTGCCATTGGGGACGCCACCAGACTGGCCAACCAGTCCGGGGACGCGTTGCGGGAAATCCTGGCCCTGGCCGAGCAAGCCGCGGACCAGGTCCGCTCCATCGCCACGGCCGCGGAACAGCAATCCGCCACCAGCGAGGAGATCAACCGCGGGGTGGAGGACATCAACCGGATATCCTCGGAAACCAGCGAGGTCATGAACCAGTCGGCCCAGGCCATCTCCGAACTGGCCCAGCAGGCCGTAGAGTTGCAGGATTTGGTGCAACGGATGAAGAGCGGCTGA
- a CDS encoding chemotaxis protein CheW, whose amino-acid sequence MREAAAHKGVGNELLQLVTFHIGDEEFGVEILKVQEIIRMMGITRVPKAPDFVEGVINLRGKVIPIIDLRKRFGMVSQEHDSQTRIIVLEINTVIVGFVVDSVSEVLRIPANTVEPPPAIISGIESEYISGVGKLADRLLILLDLDHLLSRGEQSMLSGI is encoded by the coding sequence ATGCGGGAAGCCGCGGCTCACAAAGGTGTGGGCAATGAGTTGCTGCAGTTGGTCACGTTTCACATCGGCGACGAGGAGTTCGGCGTGGAGATCCTCAAGGTTCAGGAGATCATCCGGATGATGGGGATCACCCGGGTGCCCAAAGCCCCGGACTTCGTGGAAGGCGTGATCAATCTACGCGGCAAGGTCATCCCGATCATCGACCTGCGCAAGCGCTTCGGGATGGTCTCCCAGGAACACGACAGCCAGACCCGGATCATTGTTCTGGAAATCAATACGGTGATCGTCGGTTTCGTGGTGGATTCCGTCTCCGAAGTCCTGCGCATCCCGGCCAACACCGTGGAACCGCCGCCGGCGATCATTTCCGGGATCGAATCCGAGTATATCAGCGGCGTGGGCAAGCTGGCGGACAGACTCCTGATCTTACTGGACCTGGACCACTTATTAAGCAGAGGCGAACAGAGTATGCTTTCGGGCATCTAA
- a CDS encoding amidohydrolase family protein, translating into MRTDWHTHAFHPKIAHKVLAQLHAHYGILPVGTGLPEDLLFRLRRAGIDKAAVHTAATTPDQVVPANNWSMFIQAEHPELIAFGTLHPGFAGWEQELVRLEGAGIRGLKFHPDFQGFRLDDPVLHPFFEAIGNRFALMFHVGDRLPPDLNPSSPAKLAKIRRDFPKLTIIAAHFGGYLHWEQALEVLAGTDVYLDTSSSLRFIPKDLLRGLLRKHPRERLLFGSDYPLFDPLDEIRLLETKAGMREEEIQAVLGNGVFEGRGKG; encoded by the coding sequence ATGCGCACCGACTGGCACACCCACGCCTTCCACCCCAAGATTGCTCACAAAGTCCTGGCCCAATTGCACGCCCATTACGGGATACTTCCCGTGGGCACGGGGTTGCCCGAGGATTTACTGTTCCGGTTGCGGCGGGCCGGGATCGACAAGGCGGCGGTGCATACCGCGGCCACCACCCCGGATCAGGTCGTGCCGGCGAACAACTGGTCCATGTTCATCCAGGCCGAGCATCCCGAGTTGATCGCCTTCGGAACCCTGCATCCCGGGTTCGCGGGTTGGGAACAGGAACTTGTCCGCCTGGAGGGGGCCGGGATCAGGGGCCTGAAGTTTCATCCGGACTTTCAGGGATTCCGGCTTGACGATCCGGTCCTGCATCCGTTTTTCGAGGCCATCGGCAACCGGTTCGCGCTCATGTTTCACGTCGGCGACCGGCTTCCTCCGGATCTGAATCCGTCCAGTCCGGCCAAACTGGCCAAAATCCGCCGAGATTTTCCGAAACTGACGATCATCGCGGCGCATTTCGGCGGCTATCTGCATTGGGAACAGGCCCTGGAGGTCCTGGCCGGGACCGACGTGTATCTGGACACCTCCAGCTCCCTGCGGTTCATTCCCAAGGATCTCCTGCGCGGACTGCTGCGCAAGCATCCCAGGGAACGGCTGCTGTTCGGCAGCGACTACCCACTGTTCGACCCCCTGGACGAAATCCGGCTCCTGGAAACCAAGGCCGGGATGCGCGAGGAAGAGATCCAGGCGGTGTTGGGGAACGGGGTGTTTGAGGGGAGAGGAAAGGGCTGA
- a CDS encoding GGDEF domain-containing protein: MSDVSMTVDKPGAATRLYDALLRPVVDFVYGWSVTIKVRLLLIALVVLPSIGGLILLESRPADLQTYFIIALVGTLAFIGPLSRGVADYLVMRDLREVERFCLKLKGGNYHVKFDLPAQVDEERDVLVLKRNLNWMAHVISRREMQLEAELAKTHKDRLRFADMSMRDQLTGLYNRRGMEEKLSELAHEARTTERPLTMLFLDADKFKAVNDTYGHQAGDDLLRNLGAIIRANVRDGVDVPFRYGGDEFGVLLVGIDLERSEVIAGRILRAYNEIRIGETSLSIGVATMIRTEDGYLDDAVRMLSSADQAAYEAKRNGGSRVNVHKERG, from the coding sequence ATGTCGGATGTATCCATGACCGTGGACAAGCCCGGTGCGGCGACGCGGCTGTACGACGCGTTGCTTCGGCCGGTGGTGGACTTTGTCTACGGGTGGAGCGTGACCATCAAGGTTCGGCTGCTGCTCATCGCCCTGGTCGTTCTGCCGTCCATCGGCGGGCTGATCTTGCTGGAATCCCGCCCGGCGGACCTGCAAACCTACTTCATCATCGCCCTGGTCGGGACACTGGCTTTTATCGGCCCCCTTTCCAGGGGCGTGGCCGACTATCTGGTCATGCGCGATCTGCGGGAGGTGGAGCGGTTTTGCCTGAAGCTCAAGGGCGGGAATTATCACGTCAAGTTTGATTTGCCCGCCCAGGTGGACGAGGAGCGGGACGTTCTGGTTCTCAAGCGTAACCTGAACTGGATGGCCCATGTCATTTCCCGCCGGGAGATGCAGTTGGAGGCGGAGCTGGCCAAGACCCACAAGGATCGGCTTCGTTTCGCGGATATGTCCATGCGGGATCAGCTCACCGGGTTGTACAACCGGCGGGGGATGGAGGAAAAGCTGAGCGAGTTGGCCCATGAGGCCAGAACCACGGAACGTCCGCTGACCATGCTCTTTCTGGACGCGGACAAGTTCAAGGCGGTCAATGATACTTACGGCCACCAGGCCGGGGACGATCTGCTCCGCAACCTGGGCGCGATTATTCGCGCCAATGTCCGGGATGGCGTCGATGTTCCGTTCCGCTACGGCGGCGACGAGTTCGGCGTTCTGCTGGTGGGCATCGATTTGGAGCGGTCCGAGGTCATCGCGGGGCGTATCCTGCGGGCCTACAACGAAATTCGGATTGGCGAAACCAGCCTGAGCATTGGCGTCGCGACAATGATCAGGACCGAGGACGGGTATCTCGACGACGCCGTGCGGATGCTGTCCTCCGCGGATCAGGCCGCCTACGAGGCCAAGCGCAACGGCGGAAGTCGCGTAAATGTGCACAAGGAGCGCGGATAA
- a CDS encoding HD-GYP domain-containing protein: MFMESEVFHSRMESMGGGASNKVGGDAGICESLHQIAASLGNAIDAKDHSTSFHSRQVADLARCLALRAGMSIHQAEVIHIAGHLHDIGKIGIPDEVLCKREPLTDTEWAMIRQHPATGARIVGPVHIMNGSTGIAKMILHHHERWDGRGYPNRLRGGNIPYGARILCLADSFSAMMESRAYRNRLTLGGSIEELRRNAGSQFDPELCGLMVDMLLEAEVADECCTLDLLVTRIMCERVLRKTDVRTESASEQCPGADYRCHVCTGKGAGKAGLRDET, encoded by the coding sequence ATGTTCATGGAGTCGGAAGTTTTCCATTCGCGGATGGAGTCGATGGGAGGCGGGGCCTCGAACAAGGTCGGAGGCGATGCCGGGATCTGCGAGTCCCTGCACCAGATCGCGGCTTCGCTGGGAAACGCCATCGATGCCAAGGACCACTCCACCAGTTTCCATTCCCGGCAGGTGGCCGATCTGGCTCGTTGCCTGGCCCTGCGAGCGGGCATGTCCATCCATCAGGCCGAAGTGATCCACATTGCCGGCCATCTGCACGACATCGGCAAAATCGGCATCCCGGACGAGGTGCTGTGCAAACGCGAGCCCCTGACCGATACGGAATGGGCCATGATCCGCCAACACCCGGCCACCGGGGCCAGAATCGTCGGCCCGGTGCATATCATGAACGGGTCCACGGGCATCGCCAAGATGATCCTGCACCATCATGAACGTTGGGACGGCCGAGGCTACCCGAATCGGTTGCGTGGCGGGAACATCCCCTATGGGGCCCGGATTCTCTGTCTCGCGGACAGCTTTTCAGCCATGATGGAATCCCGCGCCTATCGGAACCGGCTGACCCTGGGCGGCTCCATCGAGGAACTCCGCCGCAACGCCGGAAGCCAGTTCGATCCGGAACTCTGCGGGCTGATGGTCGACATGCTGCTGGAAGCCGAAGTGGCGGACGAGTGCTGTACGTTGGATTTGTTGGTCACCCGAATCATGTGTGAACGGGTGCTGCGCAAAACCGACGTGCGGACCGAATCCGCGTCAGAGCAGTGTCCGGGCGCTGATTATCGCTGCCATGTCTGCACGGGCAAAGGAGCTGGCAAGGCAGGGCTGAGGGATGAGACCTGA
- a CDS encoding type II secretion system protein: protein MTGLRKRYRRGEQGFTLLEILVVVAIMGFLVAMVAPRFAGVTEGTVQVVGDTSKSRGDQMISAFYEQKSRYPSGLVNLVMTDGDTLADARYQIPYVDNEDPGDGPEVLRFNHNNNHKFMIHILNDAEAKELRNLGVSRMYNLNQYGEVLGSSWNGSTVEAGDTVGRRADATHTERTYNWNNVEVVAENAKRPHMEAVVPREGVGVAMSIVGFEADDATEFLYVGAPRPPSAPRADSFGRIVFGLGPETELVTSGMASNAGRTPVATTTENYTWDGYYILMPRLTATSERLKAATFANIVDTNSARNLPANFNDPANPNRGQIVAVGYPAGTNLTAGEIVNGPGVIQDGVAQYAKRVVDLLEPHATWDFASMPTEQDLRWSLVFNVSELP from the coding sequence ATGACAGGCTTGAGGAAGCGGTACAGGCGAGGAGAGCAGGGCTTCACCCTGCTGGAAATCCTGGTGGTGGTGGCTATCATGGGCTTTTTGGTGGCCATGGTCGCGCCGCGGTTCGCGGGGGTCACCGAAGGGACGGTTCAGGTTGTCGGCGACACCAGCAAGAGCAGGGGAGACCAGATGATTTCGGCGTTCTATGAGCAAAAAAGCCGTTATCCCAGTGGACTGGTCAATCTGGTGATGACCGATGGTGATACTTTGGCGGATGCCCGCTACCAGATCCCCTACGTGGACAACGAGGATCCCGGAGACGGGCCCGAGGTGCTGCGCTTCAACCACAACAACAACCACAAGTTCATGATCCATATTCTGAACGATGCCGAGGCAAAAGAACTGCGCAACCTGGGCGTCAGCCGGATGTACAACCTGAACCAGTACGGCGAAGTTTTGGGGTCGTCTTGGAATGGGAGTACTGTTGAGGCCGGGGACACGGTGGGAAGGAGAGCTGATGCCACTCATACCGAGCGAACTTACAATTGGAATAATGTTGAAGTGGTTGCGGAAAATGCCAAGCGACCGCACATGGAGGCCGTGGTGCCGCGTGAAGGCGTGGGCGTGGCCATGTCCATAGTCGGGTTCGAGGCGGATGACGCCACGGAATTCTTATATGTCGGTGCTCCCCGTCCGCCGTCCGCTCCCCGCGCGGACAGTTTCGGGCGTATCGTGTTCGGGCTGGGACCGGAAACCGAACTGGTCACCAGCGGCATGGCCTCCAATGCCGGCCGCACCCCGGTGGCCACCACCACGGAAAACTACACCTGGGACGGCTACTACATCCTCATGCCCCGGCTGACAGCCACTTCCGAGCGGCTCAAGGCGGCCACGTTCGCCAATATCGTGGACACCAACTCCGCACGGAACCTCCCGGCCAACTTTAATGATCCCGCAAACCCCAACCGCGGGCAGATCGTTGCCGTGGGCTATCCCGCCGGGACAAATTTGACAGCCGGAGAGATTGTTAACGGTCCCGGCGTGATCCAGGATGGTGTCGCCCAGTACGCCAAGCGGGTCGTTGATCTGCTGGAACCCCACGCGACCTGGGATTTCGCTTCCATGCCCACGGAGCAGGATTTGCGCTGGAGCTTGGTTTTTAACGTGAGTGAGTTGCCGTAA
- a CDS encoding type II secretion system protein produces the protein MLKRKMNRKKGQQGFTLLEILVVVAIMGFLVAMVAPRFAGITDGTIDVVCDTNQQRMISALSAYSEQKGRLPGGMVNLVDESDDGAAYFRPTHTGELEYPDEGQATFFEEFFDRNLFQVHILDEDEAKELRAMGIGSVYNLNAYNYEGTIGSHTNAYAADDPVAEGDRESTLRRVGVSEGLGVLMVGMGAEDVDADLTGPGVVTTAGVLNSDYDEWGNPDWLGRIMLGIGPDSDLIKEGMISAAGLCPGGINKDDVHWNNYNVLLPRLEATVARYDDDMMTYLFAKANGGSYREFDLKEAQAGYMFITQCPEGHRFATAEEFEEWAIYAAADDTEAARTAAEEALEEFFED, from the coding sequence ATGTTGAAACGGAAAATGAACCGGAAAAAAGGACAGCAGGGCTTCACCCTATTGGAAATCCTGGTGGTCGTGGCCATCATGGGCTTCCTGGTCGCCATGGTCGCCCCGCGCTTCGCGGGCATCACCGACGGCACCATCGACGTGGTGTGCGACACGAACCAGCAGCGGATGATCTCAGCCCTGTCCGCGTATAGTGAACAGAAAGGCAGACTGCCCGGCGGCATGGTCAACCTAGTGGATGAATCTGATGATGGTGCTGCATACTTCCGGCCTACCCACACAGGCGAACTGGAATACCCGGACGAGGGCCAGGCCACATTCTTCGAGGAGTTCTTTGATCGCAACCTGTTCCAGGTGCATATCCTGGACGAGGATGAGGCGAAAGAACTGCGCGCCATGGGCATCGGCTCTGTGTACAACCTGAATGCCTACAACTATGAGGGTACAATCGGTAGCCATACTAACGCCTATGCTGCGGATGATCCCGTTGCTGAAGGCGACCGGGAGTCCACCCTGCGTCGTGTTGGAGTTTCCGAAGGCCTGGGCGTGCTCATGGTCGGCATGGGTGCTGAAGATGTAGATGCCGACCTGACCGGCCCCGGCGTGGTTACGACTGCCGGCGTTCTTAATTCTGACTACGACGAATGGGGCAACCCGGATTGGCTCGGCCGCATCATGCTGGGCATCGGCCCGGATTCCGACCTGATCAAGGAAGGCATGATCTCCGCTGCCGGCTTGTGCCCCGGCGGGATCAACAAAGACGATGTGCATTGGAACAACTACAACGTGCTCCTGCCTCGCCTGGAAGCCACCGTTGCTCGCTACGACGACGACATGATGACCTACCTGTTCGCCAAGGCCAACGGCGGCTCCTATCGTGAGTTCGACCTGAAAGAAGCCCAGGCTGGCTACATGTTCATCACCCAATGCCCGGAAGGCCATCGTTTCGCCACGGCTGAGGAGTTCGAGGAATGGGCGATCTACGCCGCCGCTGACGATACTGAAGCTGCCCGCACAGCCGCTGAAGAAGCTTTGGAAGAATTCTTCGAAGACTAG
- a CDS encoding type II secretion system protein, protein MKPNGFTLLEVLVVVGIMGLMAAMIWPMRGTLDDSQRERVTTEKMDSIVEAILGHDQVKDPYDMSRIIGGYVGDMGEWPDLYEPGGSGLGGVRGAFNEAGRFQWLPFQKVSDTKKESLGQPRGLWTRYLTDKTSPDITGDDWKGPYLTPPVTRNPALGRHYAKNQAEYEGLYPTDREYFHLLQGNEQLTDGWNRAFRFFITDNGETFCIVSLGPRGFGYEDDGYGQDCDPDSSENQGKIVRALHKSDWKAVKTHSSRRSSVTTKLIFLTEDRIEQNIVRALIGESPSGPNTGYTGDLLDWPELFNYVCRFDRDPNSLETTGGHPYPCDGTVCMEVGGTNEWEVQPGEVRDENGDILSGSYVRGTAGSIESRNCLRVEGALQCTSQNSQTVGFDCDLPKGIWERQWRDPNSATTADYTYGQPRGMWDRESIEDPSLQSTDNGIGWRTPYIPKPIDNHAKLGQAEPEEYLSDAFEQPLHFFNLDNKDAFLILSGGESGGFFYDYGGLGEVFEFPQRTFDYRGLDPNESIAKRIELTQEYLERKKQNFKIDDYKPDSTEKVDTPSGAGFYDNTDNILRVVYREEWDRGFLTVDNLWIDNLSASDLNSIKCRLYGVLDLNGVPQGGLGDGFVEVACGGVGVATGNPDEFYCSFNTGVLYQPGGSGPYAWLIGYRLYGSAMYVNDANIRVFRYTSDNNVGEPLPGTAVTGGRYLVCEYNDGTNQKRWEKIIPAFGHPSKKAEIQNLYLDGSRFW, encoded by the coding sequence ATGAAACCCAACGGCTTCACCCTCCTGGAAGTCCTCGTCGTGGTCGGAATCATGGGCCTTATGGCGGCCATGATCTGGCCCATGCGGGGGACTTTGGACGACTCGCAGCGGGAGCGGGTGACCACCGAGAAAATGGACTCCATCGTTGAAGCCATACTCGGACATGATCAGGTCAAGGATCCGTACGACATGAGTCGGATTATTGGCGGGTATGTAGGGGATATGGGGGAGTGGCCGGATTTGTATGAGCCGGGGGGCTCGGGCCTGGGAGGCGTGCGTGGAGCATTTAACGAGGCCGGGCGCTTCCAATGGCTACCGTTCCAGAAAGTGTCCGACACAAAGAAGGAAAGTCTGGGCCAGCCCAGAGGGCTGTGGACCAGGTATCTCACTGATAAGACTTCGCCGGATATCACAGGCGACGACTGGAAAGGCCCCTACCTAACTCCGCCTGTGACCCGTAACCCGGCCCTGGGAAGGCACTATGCCAAGAATCAGGCGGAATACGAGGGATTATATCCAACGGACCGTGAATATTTTCACCTCCTGCAAGGTAATGAACAGCTCACGGACGGTTGGAACCGGGCGTTTCGGTTTTTTATTACGGATAACGGCGAAACATTCTGCATTGTCTCACTGGGGCCGCGCGGATTTGGGTACGAGGATGATGGTTATGGGCAGGACTGCGACCCGGATTCCTCAGAAAACCAGGGCAAGATTGTCAGGGCGTTGCATAAGAGCGACTGGAAGGCGGTAAAGACCCATTCCTCCCGCCGGAGCAGCGTTACCACCAAACTGATATTTCTCACCGAAGACCGAATCGAACAAAACATCGTCCGCGCCCTGATCGGCGAATCCCCGTCCGGCCCGAATACAGGGTATACCGGGGATCTGCTGGATTGGCCGGAGCTGTTTAATTATGTGTGCAGGTTTGATCGGGATCCCAACAGTTTGGAGACAACCGGCGGTCACCCCTATCCCTGCGACGGAACTGTCTGCATGGAGGTCGGTGGCACAAACGAGTGGGAAGTGCAGCCCGGCGAGGTCCGTGACGAGAACGGTGACATCCTCAGCGGCAGTTATGTTCGGGGTACTGCAGGCAGTATAGAGAGCCGAAATTGCCTGCGAGTGGAAGGGGCGCTTCAATGCACCAGCCAGAACAGTCAAACGGTGGGCTTTGATTGTGATCTCCCCAAGGGCATTTGGGAGCGTCAATGGCGTGATCCGAATTCTGCCACAACAGCCGACTACACCTACGGCCAACCCCGTGGAATGTGGGACAGGGAGAGTATCGAGGATCCAAGTTTACAGAGCACTGATAATGGCATTGGCTGGCGCACGCCGTACATCCCCAAACCCATAGATAATCATGCAAAGCTTGGACAGGCTGAACCTGAGGAGTACCTCTCCGATGCCTTTGAACAGCCCCTGCACTTTTTCAACCTGGACAATAAGGACGCCTTCCTGATTCTGTCCGGCGGGGAGTCCGGCGGGTTCTTTTATGATTATGGGGGCCTCGGAGAAGTTTTTGAATTCCCTCAAAGGACGTTCGATTATAGAGGGCTTGACCCGAATGAAAGTATTGCCAAACGCATTGAGCTGACTCAGGAATACCTGGAACGCAAAAAACAGAACTTCAAGATTGATGATTATAAGCCGGATTCAACAGAAAAAGTTGATACGCCGTCGGGTGCCGGCTTCTACGACAACACGGACAATATACTGCGGGTCGTTTATCGCGAAGAATGGGATCGCGGGTTTTTAACGGTGGATAATTTGTGGATTGATAATTTGAGCGCGTCAGACCTCAATAGTATTAAATGCAGGTTGTACGGGGTGCTGGATTTGAATGGGGTTCCTCAAGGCGGTTTAGGTGATGGTTTTGTGGAGGTGGCTTGTGGAGGAGTTGGGGTAGCCACAGGTAATCCCGATGAGTTTTATTGCAGTTTTAATACAGGTGTTCTTTACCAGCCCGGCGGCAGCGGCCCATATGCTTGGTTAATTGGGTATCGGCTTTATGGTTCGGCAATGTATGTGAACGACGCAAATATTAGGGTTTTTCGCTACACTTCCGACAATAATGTTGGTGAACCCCTTCCAGGAACTGCTGTTACCGGCGGGAGGTATCTGGTTTGCGAATACAATGATGGCACTAATCAAAAACGGTGGGAAAAAATTATTCCCGCGTTTGGCCATCCCTCTAAGAAGGCAGAGATACAGAATTTGTATTTGGACGGGTCGCGGTTTTGGTAG
- a CDS encoding DUF4282 domain-containing protein, which translates to MYDVLYFDKMLTPKIITLVYWLLLFVAVFSGLGSMFGGHEGFTAGKFLMGLVYAVGGAIAARIWCELMIVLFKMNEALQELRQK; encoded by the coding sequence ATGTATGACGTTCTGTATTTCGACAAAATGTTGACACCAAAGATTATTACTCTCGTCTATTGGTTACTGCTTTTCGTCGCAGTATTCAGTGGCTTGGGGTCAATGTTTGGAGGACATGAAGGGTTTACCGCTGGAAAGTTTCTTATGGGGTTGGTATATGCTGTTGGTGGAGCAATAGCCGCAAGAATCTGGTGTGAGCTGATGATTGTTTTGTTCAAAATGAATGAGGCGCTTCAGGAATTGCGTCAGAAGTAA